The Lolium rigidum isolate FL_2022 chromosome 2, APGP_CSIRO_Lrig_0.1, whole genome shotgun sequence genomic interval atctttcttgcactctaaggttatttaaatatgaacattgaattgtggagcttgttaactccggcattgagggttcgtgtaatcctacgcaatgtgttcatcatccaacaagagtgtagagtatgcatttatctattctgttatgtgatcaatattgagagtgtccactagtgaaagtctaatccctaagccttgttcctaaatactgctcactgttttactgcgttactactgctgcgttactactgcttgtttactgttctgggcaaagcacttttctggtgccgttgctactgctcatatatattcataccacctgtatttcactatcttttcgccgaactagtacacctattaggtgtgttggggacacaagagacttcttgctttgtggttgcagtggttgcatgagagggatatctttgacctcttcctccctgagttcgataaaccttgggtgatccacttaagggaaacttgctgctgttctacaaacctctgctcttggaggcccaacactgtctacaagaatagaagctcccgtagacatcaccctcctcatcccgaagccggaggtgaaggaggagccggaggaacggtcgcaggcggcgctgctggcggagtacgagcggcagcagcggctcatcgccagcagcgacgaccccgaggaccgccgagtccgcgggcggcgttcttggcgtccatgaacgacaaggacgcccggatgggcgacctcgacgcggcgatcgccttgtccatccgcgactccggcaagccgccggtggacctcaccgacgacggcgaggcgggaccaagcggcttggtgaaggacgagcccgtcgacgagcgcgtcaagcaggaggtcgtcaccgacgagatgtacaacttccagcagtactacgacgcctccggccgccgcaagtggttctagattaggtttagtttaaatttagtcaaatttcgttcgaatctatgtaagtttggatgaatcttagtcgaatctcgttaagtttaaaattttcgaaattttgtttgggggacgcgactggggagcgacgtccaccaaacacggcacgaacgaaacacgtcccacaaacgctcaatccggcgcgttttagagacgctttgggggacgcggctggagatgctcttacacgcaTACATGCACTCAATCTTGCCTGGGTCGCCATGCTCGTGGTTGGTTCGCCATGTTCTGGCAGCCTCGCGCCCCTCTCTCGTGCCGTGGACCTGTCTGGCGGGTTAGATTCGAGCTAGTGGTAGTCCCCGTCGAAATCAACCGATGGCGCACCTGGGTCAGTTTTCCCGTGATGTGCTGACAGGTGATGGAGGGAGCGCCCTGCCGCGCGCGGTTTCGACTGGTGATTGTCGAGTTCAATCTAGGCTACCAAACGAACGCGTAGATTAGATGTCTCCGGCAGCCTGCACGTGCATGCACCCAATCCCAGTCAGCAAGCGGGGCCCGCGAAAGAGACCGGCCAAACGCTCACGACCGTTCTTTGAAGATGCTTGTTGCGCAGCTGATAGACACCCGTCCAGCCGTCCTTTGCCCACACAGGGGCCGAATCCAGCGACAGAAAACCCCCGCCGGCACAGCTAGAGTATGGGCGCCTCCTAGCTAGGGTTTTCCTCCGCCGCCACTCGTCTACACCTCGTCGGCGAGGAGCTCCTTCCCCGCCCCTCTCCACCTCGTCCGCCAAACAAGTCCACCGACGCAGCTCCAGACCGTGACCCTCTCCGCCGCTCCTCTTCTCCGTCCGCGACCGGCAGATCGGAGCGGCGACTGCACCAACTTTTCCCCGACCGCCGTCCTCGCGTCCCATCATGTGAGGTGCCGTGCTGCTTGCTATGGTTTAAACAAACAGTTTTCTTCATCTTCCATCCTTTTGCCCCAATGCACCCACTTCGTCCTTCTAGTTACATATGCCTTGTTTCAGGAGGCATTTCATGTTTTTGAATTATTTCAGGAGGCATTTCAGAATGTCATTGGGCAGGCAGTGTCAAGCTTCTATCTTGTTGAACGGTACGAGAAAAACCTTGCGTTACTGCCAACAATTATTTGTACAACTAATTCCTTCTAAACATGCTTGGTTCTTATTGTTTGATCATGTTTCTTTCTGTTTTTTTTGGGAGGGGTACATGCGTGGAAACCCTGTCATAGTTGTATACCTTAGTTGACTTTGTTCTTGCCTCTTAAAATAAGGGAGACCTCTCCAGGTAGGTAGATCTGCCCATGATTGGCATTAACTTCTATGGTTGAGTTTGTTTTGCATCTTAAAAGAAGACCCCGAGAACCAAGGTGCTTAAACACCTCTCCAGGTAGGCCTGCCCAAGTTTTGCAAACTTTGCTTCACTGGGTGTTTTCTCCATTCAGTGTCCCACTTGATTTCTTGATGTGTAGTAGCCTACTGCCTTCCCTATGGCTGGCCTTCTCAAGACTAAAACCCTGCTTATTTACATTTATTTTTTGGACATACGTGACAACTATGAGCCAACCTGTTATGTGGGCAGGTCAGGACCATAGGAGCAGCTGGACCTAGCTGGCTTCAGTTAGGAAATATCCATGAGCTAGGATTTCTATCGTCTAAATCAGGGAATTCTTATTTAAATTGGAATATTAAGATATGGTTTGTTAGGGTAGTGACTTCAGGGATTGGAATGTACCTAAAGTCCTGGCTCTTGATAGGACTCCATTGAGATCAGCGATCCATGTGCCGGAATCTTAATTTACTCTTTTTTCCTTCTCGTTCTTGTTTTGGCTTATCTTTATTTCtgctgggtttcatatctagcctaccccaacttgaaaaaaaggctttgatgttgttgttgttgttggtttgTTAGGGTACTAGAGGTAGGTTTCTTGTATATCAAGTTGAGTCTCCCCTGTAAAAGGGACCACTTGTACTCG includes:
- the LOC124690010 gene encoding uncharacterized protein LOC124690010 — translated: MAELHLRALAMVELHLLCPDDDHRLLTFTHEGFPPPPLVYTSSARSSFPAPLHLVRQTSPPTQLQTVTLSAAPLLRPRPADRSGDCTNFSPTAVLASHHVRRHFRMSLGRQCQASILLNGKSTITFTRKGHRS